The proteins below come from a single Tissierella sp. MB52-C2 genomic window:
- a CDS encoding iron ABC transporter permease produces the protein MKIYASEVRKTNNKYFLQYLIAIILLCVAFAFSIGVGKYPIHIKDIIKITLGKEVDSTVRMVFFNLRLPRTIMVLIAGMGLSISGSIYQTIFKNPLATPDIIGVSSGATLGAAIAIVFLSGGTFTVAFNAFMGGIVAVFIAIGLARMSENKGIATIVLAGIVIGSITNGLIMILKFFADPERQLAAIEFWSMGSFAGITADKMLGVLPFFLLGIIILILLRWQINILSLSDDEGKSLGLKIERVRLLIIAAATLVVASIVSITGLISFISLIAPHIARIMRKRNDFSTTIFSGLIGSLILIIADCLARSIGSSEIPISILTTFIGAPYLAYLMSRHR, from the coding sequence ATGAAGATATATGCTTCAGAGGTAAGGAAGACTAATAACAAATATTTCCTTCAATATCTTATAGCAATTATATTATTATGTGTTGCATTTGCCTTTTCCATAGGAGTAGGAAAGTATCCAATTCATATTAAAGATATAATAAAAATTACTCTTGGTAAGGAAGTTGATTCAACTGTAAGAATGGTATTTTTTAACCTTCGTCTTCCAAGGACTATTATGGTTCTTATTGCAGGAATGGGGCTTAGTATATCAGGGAGTATATACCAAACTATTTTCAAAAATCCTCTTGCAACTCCAGATATTATAGGAGTATCTTCTGGGGCGACTCTTGGGGCGGCCATTGCAATAGTATTTTTATCTGGAGGAACATTTACTGTAGCTTTTAATGCCTTTATGGGAGGTATAGTAGCAGTTTTCATAGCTATTGGACTTGCTAGGATGTCAGAGAATAAAGGGATTGCTACCATTGTCTTAGCAGGTATCGTTATTGGTTCAATAACTAATGGACTAATAATGATATTAAAGTTCTTTGCAGACCCTGAAAGGCAGCTTGCAGCAATAGAGTTTTGGTCCATGGGTAGCTTTGCAGGAATTACAGCTGATAAAATGCTAGGGGTATTACCTTTCTTTTTATTGGGTATTATCATACTTATACTACTTAGATGGCAGATAAATATTTTATCATTAAGTGATGATGAGGGGAAAAGTCTTGGTTTGAAGATTGAAAGAGTACGCTTACTTATTATTGCAGCTGCAACTTTAGTTGTAGCCAGTATTGTAAGTATTACTGGGCTTATATCATTTATAAGTCTAATAGCACCACATATAGCAAGGATTATGAGGAAACGAAATGACTTTAGTACCACTATTTTTAGTGGATTAATTGGTTCATTAATCCTCATTATAGCTGATTGCCTAGCAAGAAGTATAGGAAGTAGCGAAATTCCCATTAGCATACTGACTACTTTTATTGGGGCACCTTATTTAGCATATTTAATGAGTCGCCATAGGTAG
- a CDS encoding ABC transporter ATP-binding protein: MEVLKIENIVASYGRELIVDDISFHMKKGEFTALLGLNGTGKTTLLKVICGLLRPKSGKCLIDNKDMMKYKEKERAKYISFMPQRHSIIYDTTVLEVVLMGITPYLGTFSHPTNEHRKIAHDILEKMNMGERANKNFLQLSEGQKQLVIIARSLMQNSQFMLFDEPNSALDFNNSHMILSKIREVIKKERKSGLITLHDPNMALSYCDRIIVLKDKKKFADFYIKDIDSGFIQEVFNKIYGDIEIIHYNGKYMIVK, translated from the coding sequence ATGGAGGTATTAAAAATTGAAAATATAGTTGCTAGTTATGGGAGAGAGTTAATAGTTGATGATATTAGTTTTCATATGAAAAAAGGGGAATTCACTGCTCTTTTAGGTTTAAATGGTACTGGGAAAACAACTTTATTAAAGGTGATTTGCGGACTGCTTAGACCGAAAAGTGGTAAATGTTTGATAGATAATAAAGATATGATGAAATATAAGGAAAAAGAAAGGGCAAAGTATATTTCTTTTATGCCCCAACGCCACAGTATAATATATGATACAACAGTGTTAGAGGTTGTATTAATGGGAATTACCCCCTATCTTGGAACTTTTAGCCATCCAACTAATGAGCATAGAAAAATTGCTCATGATATACTAGAAAAAATGAATATGGGAGAACGTGCTAATAAAAACTTTCTCCAGTTAAGTGAAGGACAAAAGCAGCTAGTTATTATAGCCAGATCTTTAATGCAGAATTCACAATTTATGTTATTTGATGAGCCAAATAGTGCTCTTGACTTTAATAACAGCCATATGATTTTGTCAAAGATAAGGGAAGTAATAAAAAAGGAAAGAAAGTCTGGGCTAATAACTTTGCATGATCCTAATATGGCACTAAGCTACTGTGATAGAATTATAGTGTTAAAAGATAAAAAGAAGTTTGCTGATTTTTATATAAAGGATATAGATAGTGGATTTATTCAAGAAGTGTTTAATAAAATATATGGAGATATAGAGATAATTCATTATAATGGAAAGTATATGATAGTAAAATAA
- a CDS encoding sulfurtransferase: MKNIISQEWLKNNISKEDLIILDTRAELNDPSYGFNEYNKGHIKGAQFVSMEEVMTGELREHGGRHPLPNMDEFIENMKSLGIEDNSTVVIYDDGELAMAGRLWWILKYSGKNKVYVLEGGIKSWVENDLELTTEIPKVKKSNSLTLNLAPSMEVDMDYVKKVITDKDIAIIDSRAYERYIGKIETIDKVAGHIPSALNYPWTNLVEDGIKPKEELEEYFKPLKDYKEVIVHCGSGITGTVNLMFMEEIGLKPKFYVGGYSDWISYEDNEIVEGDK, encoded by the coding sequence ATGAAAAATATCATATCTCAAGAATGGCTGAAAAACAATATATCAAAGGAAGACTTAATTATATTAGATACTAGAGCTGAGTTAAATGATCCTAGCTACGGTTTTAATGAATATAATAAAGGGCATATTAAAGGTGCACAATTTGTGTCAATGGAAGAAGTTATGACTGGAGAATTAAGGGAACATGGAGGCAGACACCCATTGCCTAATATGGATGAATTTATAGAAAACATGAAAAGTCTTGGTATAGAAGATAACTCTACTGTAGTTATTTACGATGATGGAGAGTTAGCTATGGCAGGTAGATTGTGGTGGATTCTAAAATATTCTGGAAAAAACAAGGTTTATGTTTTAGAAGGGGGTATAAAATCTTGGGTAGAAAATGATTTAGAATTGACTACAGAAATTCCTAAAGTAAAGAAATCAAACTCCTTAACTCTAAATTTAGCCCCATCAATGGAAGTGGATATGGATTATGTAAAAAAAGTAATTACCGATAAAGACATAGCCATAATAGATTCAAGGGCCTATGAAAGATATATCGGGAAAATAGAGACAATAGATAAAGTAGCAGGGCATATTCCAAGTGCTTTAAATTATCCATGGACTAATTTAGTAGAAGATGGAATAAAGCCTAAGGAAGAACTGGAAGAATATTTTAAACCATTGAAAGACTATAAGGAAGTAATAGTTCACTGTGGTTCAGGTATTACAGGAACAGTAAATCTAATGTTCATGGAAGAAATAGGATTGAAGCCCAAATTTTACGTAGGTGGATATAGTGATTGGATTAGTTATGAAGACAATGAAATAGTAGAAGGAGATAAATAA
- a CDS encoding aminopeptidase, whose protein sequence is MNNLEKYAELAVKVGVNLKEKEGLIITGNAETLPLARLMMKKAYEIGAKHVEFMLNDDEMSLIKFENGKDFVFENFPQWKVGSLEAMYKDNYHHIFILASDPELLKDVDGEKIATSQKSASKAMAHVMKYRMTGITKWNIVAMPSPAWAKSVFPELDEKEAIDKLWEKIFAATRVDQDDPVKAWEIHDKNLKKYRNFLNEKQFDKLVFKGPGTDLEVYLAEDHFWMGGAKESQSGHSYVANIPTEEVFTTPHRLKVNGTLKSTKPLSLNGKIVDNFGFTFKDGKVVDFYAEKGKDVLEKLLENDEGAKYLGEVALVQDDSPISNTGILFNETLFDENASCHFALGRAYAYAMRNGSNMTQEELEAKGSNFSLIHVDFMVGGPELSIMAYEKSGNEVELFRNGNWVF, encoded by the coding sequence ATGAATAATTTAGAAAAATATGCTGAACTTGCTGTAAAAGTTGGAGTTAATTTAAAGGAAAAAGAGGGGTTAATAATAACAGGAAACGCAGAAACATTACCCCTAGCCAGACTTATGATGAAGAAAGCTTATGAAATCGGTGCAAAGCATGTTGAATTTATGTTAAATGATGATGAAATGAGTTTAATAAAATTTGAAAATGGGAAAGATTTTGTATTTGAAAATTTTCCACAGTGGAAAGTGGGTTCTTTAGAAGCTATGTATAAAGACAATTATCATCATATTTTTATTTTAGCATCTGACCCTGAACTATTAAAAGATGTAGATGGTGAAAAAATTGCCACAAGTCAAAAGTCTGCTTCTAAGGCTATGGCTCATGTAATGAAATATAGAATGACAGGAATTACAAAATGGAATATAGTAGCCATGCCATCACCAGCTTGGGCTAAATCTGTATTTCCAGAATTAGATGAAAAAGAAGCCATAGATAAACTATGGGAGAAAATATTTGCAGCCACTAGAGTTGATCAAGATGACCCAGTAAAAGCATGGGAGATTCATGATAAAAATCTTAAAAAATATAGAAACTTTTTAAATGAAAAACAGTTTGATAAATTAGTATTTAAAGGTCCAGGTACAGATTTAGAGGTATACTTAGCTGAAGATCATTTTTGGATGGGTGGTGCAAAAGAAAGTCAAAGTGGACATTCCTATGTTGCAAATATTCCCACAGAAGAAGTATTTACTACACCTCATCGCTTAAAGGTAAATGGTACTCTTAAATCTACCAAGCCTCTTAGTTTAAATGGAAAAATCGTAGATAATTTTGGATTTACATTTAAAGATGGAAAAGTTGTAGATTTTTATGCAGAAAAGGGTAAAGATGTTCTTGAAAAGCTTTTAGAAAATGACGAAGGTGCTAAATATTTAGGCGAAGTTGCCTTGGTACAAGATGATTCTCCTATTTCTAATACAGGCATATTATTTAATGAAACTCTATTTGATGAAAATGCTTCTTGTCACTTTGCCTTAGGTCGTGCCTATGCTTATGCCATGAGGAATGGTTCAAATATGACTCAAGAAGAATTAGAAGCTAAGGGTTCAAACTTTAGTTTAATCCATGTGGATTTTATGGTGGGTGGACCTGAGCTAAGCATTATGGCCTATGAAAAGAGTGGAAATGAAGTAGAATTATTTAGAAACGGAAATTGGGTATTTTAA
- a CDS encoding adenine deaminase C-terminal domain-containing protein translates to MLDTKSLKLVADRLHLVDTLLDENVYADKVLAGGKVVNVITKEIYEAEVAITGEYILMVGNCSKLKGPKTEIVDVTGKYITPGFIDAHMHFESAMLTATEFSRLSLPTGTTCLISDPHEIGNVLGKVGMKAMAEEVATLPQHVYLRVPALTPDSPGLETAGKNITSKDIPEMLSWETVTGIGETQGVTTIKFVYEHNYEVIKDTIASTVYARSIGKQVDGNIAGLFGEELAAHIICGGTDISCHETTTKEEAVEKLRYGVYVLMREGSTQYNMAQSVRAITEDGLDSRRAIIATDDMLAEDIINKGHMNDIIRRTIKEGVDPVEAIQMATINPATWLGLSEIGVLAPGKYADIAVIDGKLEDMNVTQVFLKGEKIAENKELLIDLPVYTYPDTVKKSVKRDPITAEDLMIASNDDKVLANCIGLIPLNNLSEKLQVELPVENGYVKSNVEDLLPVAVVGRHGQKDIGKSFVKGFDLKEGAFAETVSHDTHNLIVIGTNYEDMAVAVNRVIELQGGVVIAKDGEVVDELPLRISGLMTDELTAYELTDKMTELHKKAKEVLKCSIPAPFMHLAFLSLSTSPKWKITDKGVVDVENYKVIPSIESIK, encoded by the coding sequence ATGTTAGATACAAAGAGTCTGAAACTAGTGGCAGATAGGCTCCACCTAGTAGATACCTTATTAGATGAGAATGTTTATGCAGATAAGGTATTAGCAGGTGGTAAAGTTGTAAACGTTATTACTAAAGAAATCTATGAAGCAGAGGTAGCCATTACAGGTGAGTATATATTAATGGTTGGAAATTGTTCAAAGCTTAAAGGACCTAAAACTGAAATAGTAGACGTCACAGGAAAATATATAACGCCAGGCTTTATAGATGCACATATGCATTTTGAATCTGCCATGCTTACAGCTACTGAATTCTCAAGATTATCTCTACCTACAGGTACAACTTGCCTTATATCAGACCCACATGAAATAGGAAATGTACTAGGAAAAGTTGGAATGAAGGCAATGGCTGAAGAAGTAGCCACTCTTCCACAGCACGTGTACTTAAGAGTTCCTGCTTTAACTCCAGATTCACCAGGACTTGAAACAGCAGGAAAAAATATAACATCAAAAGACATACCAGAAATGCTTTCTTGGGAAACTGTCACAGGAATAGGAGAGACACAAGGAGTAACTACTATAAAATTTGTATATGAGCATAATTATGAAGTTATAAAGGATACAATAGCTTCCACAGTATATGCAAGATCAATTGGAAAGCAAGTTGATGGAAATATAGCTGGACTATTTGGAGAAGAACTAGCGGCCCATATAATCTGCGGTGGAACAGATATATCTTGTCACGAGACTACAACTAAGGAAGAAGCAGTTGAAAAATTAAGATATGGTGTGTACGTGCTAATGAGAGAAGGATCTACTCAATATAATATGGCTCAATCTGTAAGAGCTATAACTGAAGATGGATTAGACTCTAGAAGAGCGATAATAGCAACTGATGATATGTTAGCTGAAGATATTATAAACAAAGGACATATGAATGATATTATAAGGAGAACTATAAAAGAGGGAGTAGACCCAGTTGAAGCTATTCAAATGGCTACTATAAACCCAGCTACTTGGTTAGGACTTAGTGAAATAGGAGTATTAGCACCGGGAAAATATGCTGATATAGCAGTTATAGACGGAAAGCTTGAAGATATGAATGTAACTCAAGTATTTTTAAAAGGAGAAAAAATAGCTGAAAATAAAGAACTTTTAATCGACCTTCCAGTCTATACTTATCCAGATACAGTTAAGAAATCAGTAAAGAGAGATCCAATAACTGCTGAGGATTTGATGATAGCTTCTAATGATGATAAGGTATTGGCAAACTGTATAGGACTTATACCACTAAACAATTTATCAGAAAAGCTACAGGTAGAATTGCCGGTTGAAAATGGATATGTAAAATCAAATGTGGAGGATTTACTCCCGGTTGCAGTAGTTGGCAGACATGGGCAAAAGGATATAGGTAAGTCCTTTGTGAAGGGATTCGATCTTAAAGAAGGAGCTTTTGCAGAGACAGTATCCCATGATACCCATAATCTAATAGTCATAGGAACTAATTATGAAGATATGGCAGTAGCTGTAAATAGAGTTATAGAACTGCAAGGTGGAGTTGTTATCGCTAAGGACGGAGAAGTAGTAGATGAATTGCCACTTAGAATATCTGGACTTATGACAGATGAGTTAACAGCTTATGAACTTACAGATAAAATGACTGAACTCCATAAAAAGGCAAAAGAGGTTCTAAAATGTTCTATACCTGCACCATTTATGCATTTAGCATTCCTTTCTCTATCTACAAGTCCAAAGTGGAAGATAACTGACAAGGGAGTAGTAGATGTTGAAAATTATAAAGTAATACCATCAATTGAATCTATAAAGTAA
- a CDS encoding hemerythrin domain-containing protein, which translates to MANFETESYSKTIEYILKNHHTPLKKELPELEKLVYTIFKVHFEDMGDVLEKVHELYGRLKTTLESHIIKEERALFYSIRDYDRDKSKDLLEEVLEGIKSVEMDNKEIEELVKEIRKVTDDYLIPPTSCPTYENTYDRLKDLEKNLCEHIEIESTLFLRLKDER; encoded by the coding sequence ATGGCGAATTTTGAGACTGAAAGTTATTCTAAAACAATTGAATATATTTTAAAGAATCATCATACTCCATTAAAAAAGGAATTACCTGAGTTAGAGAAATTAGTATATACAATATTTAAAGTTCATTTTGAAGATATGGGAGATGTTTTAGAGAAGGTTCATGAACTATACGGACGACTAAAGACTACTTTAGAATCCCATATAATAAAGGAAGAAAGAGCATTATTCTATAGCATAAGGGACTATGATAGGGATAAATCAAAGGATTTATTAGAGGAAGTACTGGAAGGAATCAAAAGCGTTGAGATGGATAATAAAGAAATAGAAGAACTAGTAAAGGAAATTAGAAAAGTAACAGATGATTATTTAATTCCACCTACCAGTTGTCCGACTTATGAAAATACTTATGATAGATTAAAAGATTTAGAAAAAAACTTATGCGAACATATAGAGATAGAGAGTACATTATTTCTTAGATTAAAAGATGAAAGATAG
- a CDS encoding histidine kinase dimerization/phospho-acceptor domain-containing protein → MFVLIKCNIISYIRITPRLFLMIGLIVSTIIGTILTFPIGNHFLRPLNQLIEATQEVSRGNFSVKVKELEKNYEIDKLIRSFNTMTNELSSIEMFRKNFINNFSHEFRTPIVSIRGFARQLKNSTLTDEMRKEYIDIIIRESERLTNMS, encoded by the coding sequence TTGTTTGTTTTGATTAAATGCAACATTATTTCTTATATAAGGATAACTCCAAGACTATTTTTAATGATTGGGCTTATTGTAAGTACAATCATTGGAACGATTCTTACTTTTCCCATAGGAAATCACTTTTTAAGACCTTTAAATCAATTGATTGAGGCAACTCAAGAGGTATCCAGGGGCAATTTTAGTGTTAAGGTAAAAGAACTTGAGAAAAATTATGAAATAGATAAACTTATTAGAAGTTTTAACACTATGACAAATGAATTAAGCAGTATTGAGATGTTTAGAAAGAACTTTATTAATAACTTCTCCCATGAGTTCAGAACACCAATAGTGTCTATACGAGGATTTGCAAGACAACTTAAAAATTCTACTTTAACAGATGAAATGCGTAAGGAGTATATTGATATAATAATTAGAGAGTCGGAAAGACTTACAAATATGTCCTAG
- a CDS encoding HAMP domain-containing sensor histidine kinase, translated as MLLTKLENQEIVTDKKLFSLDEQLRNCILLLQMEWERKDISFSVELDSIGYYGNEEMLSHVWLNLLGNAIKFSHKGGEITVKCRNEGSYVKVKISDNGIGMNDDTRHHVFEKFYQGDSSRSSEGNGLGLSLVKRIVDLCEGRIDVKSRLEKGTDIVIRLPN; from the coding sequence TTGCTTTTAACAAAACTTGAGAATCAAGAAATAGTTACAGACAAAAAGTTGTTTTCATTGGACGAGCAGCTTAGGAACTGTATATTACTATTACAGATGGAGTGGGAGAGGAAGGATATTAGTTTTAGTGTTGAGTTGGACTCAATTGGGTATTATGGAAATGAAGAAATGTTGTCTCATGTTTGGTTAAATTTGTTAGGAAATGCAATTAAATTCAGCCATAAGGGCGGAGAAATTACAGTAAAATGCCGTAATGAGGGAAGCTATGTTAAGGTCAAGATTTCTGATAATGGTATAGGAATGAATGATGATACTAGACATCATGTATTTGAAAAATTTTATCAAGGGGACTCCTCACGTTCTTCAGAAGGTAATGGTCTAGGGCTTTCCCTTGTGAAACGTATTGTGGATTTGTGCGAAGGGAGAATTGATGTGAAAAGTCGCTTAGAAAAAGGAACAGATATTGTTATCAGATTACCAAATTGA
- a CDS encoding GTP pyrophosphokinase family protein, translating to MEIKAAVNMNQLKMMEKELKRFLMSYKFGLEEVKTKINILNEEFKYIHDYNPIEHVKSRIKSPESILEKLNRKDLEISFPSIKENIKDIAGIRIVCSFVSDIYKISEMLKKQKDLKVIKYRDYIKNPKPNGYQSLHLVLQVPVFMSDRIEDVCVEVQIRTMGMDFWASLEHKIYYKYNSDVPQRLKDELREAAITVSQLDRRMENLSKEVIKIKDSNSSEENLINIFVKDTSFYLSDSLLNLEEELEA from the coding sequence ATGGAAATAAAAGCAGCAGTAAATATGAATCAATTAAAGATGATGGAAAAAGAGTTAAAGAGATTTTTAATGTCCTATAAGTTTGGGCTTGAGGAAGTAAAGACAAAAATCAATATTTTAAATGAGGAATTCAAATACATTCATGACTATAATCCTATTGAGCATGTGAAATCTAGAATTAAAAGTCCTGAAAGTATTTTAGAAAAATTAAATAGAAAAGATTTAGAGATTTCTTTTCCTTCAATAAAAGAGAATATTAAGGATATAGCTGGAATTCGGATAGTTTGTTCATTCGTATCGGATATATATAAAATAAGTGAAATGTTAAAGAAACAGAAGGACTTGAAGGTGATAAAGTATAGGGACTATATAAAAAATCCTAAGCCTAATGGGTATCAAAGCCTCCACTTGGTTTTACAAGTACCAGTATTTATGTCAGATAGGATTGAAGATGTTTGTGTAGAAGTTCAGATTCGAACAATGGGTATGGATTTCTGGGCAAGCTTAGAGCATAAAATTTATTATAAATATAATAGTGACGTTCCTCAAAGGTTAAAGGATGAGTTAAGGGAAGCCGCAATTACAGTGTCTCAGTTAGATAGAAGAATGGAAAATCTCAGTAAAGAGGTTATAAAGATAAAGGACTCCAATAGTTCAGAGGAAAATTTGATAAATATTTTTGTAAAGGACACCAGTTTCTATCTTTCTGATAGTCTTTTAAATTTAGAGGAAGAATTGGAGGCATAA